The Oncorhynchus tshawytscha isolate Ot180627B linkage group LG05, Otsh_v2.0, whole genome shotgun sequence genome includes a window with the following:
- the LOC112250130 gene encoding proteoglycan 4 isoform X23 — translation MTEGVEARSSTTTMVIESKNGEAGQPLVRVSKRTVTDDLYTTFSSPMAWILVLALVITWSCVAIIMFDLMDYKGITGVPPPPAVRKAIKEAGRSRGSIQHISSDPMKVVNEAVEESTGWGNLLLTFASNLVAPEEEEEIEGELHPVKKKVKPPPKDIGWYVEEDHHAESEKGGTEGTMAMLSRFIAAFLPSRKQVAGMFAEEKEPVAKVEDEEEDEDEDEEDEVEVEDYDEDEDEEEEENEDEVEGGEDEDEEEADDEDEEEDEEEDKEAAAEVEIDEDEDDDDDEEYEAPILIDVDDTETEASAGDDDREEDDTTAEAETEAITDEDVSDTAVASSDDDHNEEDETNDASAEVTEDAPASTANDNDDDDYGKEEEIDVTEDVVYDIQDDDIDIVAEQVDAVASSADDDDEDEDDEEDDSIDDDKTDDDAKPIDLEDDDDDDDDIKVNLADSEGIDISDTLAEDTTDDSTDSLEDTDDDDDDDIVNEDSGAIVDSVDKTLEDSGETVCDVADISGDTAYDDDEGKDAAEVIGKDDDITPEAFDSSAPEEDDLSKDEEEDDDDSIDDLLLTVTPPVEETITPLSEEAKETEVEEKTEEIQEIIPPEAPEEEEEETEEPSAEPELTIEEALEEEVVGEETAEPESKEEVESITDTKEEEEEVAPEHELGEVVVAALPEAEEEDEVAPEPKEEVEPAVKEVKVQQAATPAHQVVCPCMHSSKPKEPESEPAEEKAKHVKRKVAKQEAPKKEPAVRTKRERDMCKPVENTKRREVARQLELEEAIRKRELRLKKEEKEKSTKKDSQHVDAGVPAPAPVPTCQPTPVYWPSSPPGWYLHHIFTDNPFPPTTMTASPLHIPTAHPTQSFYQAPPAYQVYQAPPAQPAALVQPAEPAPAPATQPAEPAPAPATQPAEPAPAPATQPAEPAPAPAEPATQPTEPAPAPGLAPTTQPASWTQEPQAPKEKQKAGTIKKVPKEKTKAAAPKKEPEPPKEKVKKQDAVVSKEKVKPAVVKKEAVVSKEKTKPTTMKKEPELPKEKVKKQDAVVSKEKVKPAVVKKEAVVSKEKTKPTTVKKEVVVSKDKAKTTAAKKEPVGKDKITPTKKEPAISKEKVKTNTTKTTTSTSKKVVSEPEPLKEKATPRVPTMRKGNHTNVVVPMVKAMARVVAIRPIPTTKVTEEKLSKEPETEKTKAAEKKEVVVSEDNGKTTAAKKEPVEKGKITPTKKEPAISKEKDKTSTTKTTTSTSKNEAVVSKEKTKPITMKKEVVVSKDKAKTTATKKEPVEKDKITPTKKEPAIFKEKVKTSTTKTTTSASKKVVSEPETLKEKATPRVPTMRKGNHTNVVVPMVKAMARVVAIRPIPTTKVTEEKLSKEPETEKTKAAEKKEDKVKDVKTSDAKAKTTLSVKTAQPTQPHKAEKTEKKAVKEAKEKEVKPPGIAKESQTDDNAMDKKKPGQKVLQCVLMVGKNAHYPLRPSTPGMTPVSMSPAMRSMMLQQAQQQKARAAGQ, via the exons GTGAGCTACATCCGGTGAAGAAAAAAG TAAAACCGCCCCCAAAAGATATAGGATGGTACGTTGAAGAGGATCATCATGCTGAAAGTGAGAAGGGGGGAACAGAAGGCACCATGGCCATGCTTTCCAGGTTTATAG CTGCATTCCTACCATCCAGAAAACAAG TTGCAGGGATGTTTGCAGAGGAAAAAGAACCAGTTGCTAAAGTAGAGGacgaagaagaagatgaagacgaggatgaggaggatgaggtagAAGTGGAAGAttatgatgaggatgaggatgaagaagaagaggagaatgaGGATGAGGTTGAAGGGGGAGAagatgaggatgaagaagaagctgatgatgaggatgaggaagaagatgaagaagaggacaagGAAGCAGCAGCAGAGGTTGAGatagatgaggatgaggatgatgatgatgatgaagagtatGAGGCTCCCATTCTGATTGATGTTgatgacacagagacagaagcTTCTGCTGGAGatgatgacagagaggaggatgacacCACAGCTGAAGCTGAAACTGAAGCAATTACAGATGAGGATGTCAGTGATACTGCTGTTGCTTCCAGTGATGATGACCATAATGAAGAGGATGAAACCAATGATGCCAGTGCTGAAGTCACAGAGGATGCTCCTGCTTCTACTGCAAATGACaacgatgatgatgattatgGTAAAGAGGAGGAAATTGATGTCACAGAAGATGTTGTTTATGACATCCAGGACGATGACATTGACATTGTTGCAGAACAAGTAGATGCTGTTGCCTCTtctgcagatgatgatgatgaggatgaagatGATGAGGAAGATGATAGCATAGATGATGACAAAACAGATGATGATGCTAAACCCATTGATCTAGAAGATgacgatgatgacgatgatgatatcAAGGTCAATCTTGCTGATAGTGAGGGTATTGATATCTCAGACACATTAGCTGAGGATACAACTGATGACTCTACAGATAGTTTAGAGGACACTGATGATGACGACGACGACGACATTGTCAATGAGGACAGTGGTGCCATCGTTGATTCAGTTGACAAAACACTGGAGGATTCAGGTGAGACTGTTTGTGATGTCGCAGACATTTCTGGTGACACAgcatatgatgatgatgaggggAAGGATGCAGCTGAAGTGATCGGCAAAGATGATGACATCACACCAGAAGCCTTTGATAGTTCTGCTCCTGAGGAAGATGATCTATCCAAGGATGAagaagaggatgatgatgatagcATTGATGACCTTCTTTTGACAG TAACGCCACCTGTTGAAGAAACAATAACCCCACTTTCTGAAGAGGCTAAAGAGACTGAAGtagaggaaaagacagaagaGATCCAAG AGATCATCCCTCCAGAAGCaccagaagaggaggaggaggagactgagGAACCATCTGCTGAACCAGAGCTGACAATAGAGGAAGCTTTGGAAGAAGAGGTAGTGGGGGAAGAGACAGCAGAGCCCGAATCCAAGGAGGAGGTAGAATCCATCACTGATaccaaggaagaggaggaggaggtagcaCCAGAGCATGAACTTGGGGAGGTGGTGGTAGCAGCATTGCCTGAAGccgaggaggaagatgaggtagCCCCTGAGCCCAAGGAGGAGGTAGAACCTGCAGTCAAAG AGGTAAAGGTCCAGCAAGCTGCTACTCCTGCACATCAAG TAGTGTGCCCTTGTATGCATTCATCAAAACCAAAAGAACCTGAAAGTGAGCCAGCGGAGGAAAAAG CTAAACATGTGAAGAGGAAAGTAGCCAAGCAAG AGGCCCCTAAAAAAGAACCAGCGGTGAGAACTAAGAGAG AACGAGACATGTGCAAACCAGTTGAGAACACAAAAAGGAGAG AGGTTGCAAGGCAATTGGAGTTGGAAGAGGCGATCAGAAAGAGAG AACTCAGACTTAaaaaggaagagaaggagaagtcCACAAAGAAAG ATTCTCAACATGTAGATGCGGGGGTACCTGCACCTGCACCAG TTCCCACCTGTCAACCCACACCAGTCTACTGGCCATCATCACCTCCTGGCTGGTATC TGCATCACATATTCACAGACAATCCATTCCCACCTACAACTATGACAG CATCTCCACTGCATATTCCAACAGCTCATCCAACTCAGTCATTTTATCAAGCTCCTCCAGCGTATCAAGTTTATCAAGCTCCTCCAGCTCAACCAGCAGCTCTAGTTCAACCAGCAGAACCAGCACCTGCACCAGCTACTCAACCAGCTGAACCAGCACCTGCACCAGCTACTCAACCAGCTGAACCAGCACCTGCACCAGCTACTCAACCAGCTGAACCAGCACCTGCACCAGCTGAACCAGCAACTCAACCAACTGAACCAGCACCAGCACCTGGACTTGCACCGAcaactcaaccagcttcatggactCAAG AACCACAGGCTCCCAAAGAAAAGCAGAAGGCTGGCACCATAAAGAAGG TTCCAAAGGAAAAGACCAAGGCAGCTGCCCCAAAGAAGG AGCCAGAGCCCCCTAAAGAAAAAGTTAAGAAGCAAG ACGCTGTGGTGTCCAAAGAGAAGGTCAAACCAGCTGTTGTAAAGAAAG AAGCTGTTGTCTCCAAAGAAAAGACAAAACCTACCACAATGAAGAAAG AGCCAGAGCTCCCTAAAGAAAAAGTTAAGAAGCAAG ACGCTGTGGTGTCCAAAGAGAAGGTCAAACCAGCTGTTGTAAAGAAAG AAGCTGTTGTCTCCAAAGAAAAGACAAAACCTACCACAGTGAAGAAAG AGGTTGTTGTTTCCAAAGATAAAGCTAAAACAACAGCTGCCAAGAAAG AGCCTGTGGGAAAGGACAAAATAACTCCTACGAAGAAAG AGCCTGCAATCTCCAAAGAAAAAGTGAAGACAAACACTACCAAGACAACCACAAGCACTTCCAAGAAAG TTGTTTCAGAACCTGAGCCCCTAAAGGAGAAAGCCACTCCGAGAGTCCCCACTATGAGGAAAGGGAACCACACTAATGTAGTGGTGCCAATGGTAAAAGCCATGGCTAGAGTTGTCGCTATAAGACCCATCCCTACAACAAAAG TGACAGAGGAGAAGCTATCCAAAGAACCTGAGACAG AGAAAACAAAAGCGGCAGAGAAAAAAG AGGTTGTTGTTTCCGAAGATAATGGTAAAACAACAGCTGCCAAGAAAG AGCCTGTGGAAAAGGGCAAAATAACTCCTACAAAGAAAG AGCCTGCAATCTCCAAAGAAAAAGACAAGACAAGCACTACCAAGACAACCACAAGCACTTCCAAGAATG AAGCTGTTGTCTCCAAAGAAAAGACAAAACCTATCACAATGAAGAAAG AGGTTGTTGTTTCCAAAGATAAAGCTAAAACAACAGCTACCAAGAAAG AGCCTGTGGAAAAGGACAAAATAACTCCTACGAAGAAAG AGCCTGCAATCTTCAAAGAAAAAGTCAAGACAAGCACTACCAAGACAACCACAAGCGCTTCCAAGAAAG TTGTTTCAGAACCCGAGACCCTAAAAGAGAAAGCCACTCCGAGAGTCCCCACTATGAGGAAAGGGAACCACACTAATGTAGTGGTGCCAATGGTAAAAGCCATGGCTAGAGTTGTCGCTATAAGACCCATCCCTACAACAAAAG TGACAGAGGAGAAGCTATCCAAAGAACCTGAGACAG AGAAAACAAAAGCGGCAGAGAAAAAAG AAGACAAGGTAAAGGATGTGAAGACATCAGATG CCAAAGCTAAAACCACACTCTCTGTgaagacagcccagcccactcaacCAC ATAAAGCTGAGAAGACTGAGAAGAAAGCTGTGAAGGAGGCTAAAG AGAAAGAAGTGAAGCCTCCTGGTATAGCAA AAGAATCTCAGACTGACGATAATGCCATGGACAAGAAGAAGCCAG GTCAGAAAGTATTGCAGTGTGTTTTAATGGTTGGAAAGAATGCCCACTACCCTTTGCGACCTTCCACCCCTGGTATGACCCCTGTGTCGATGAGCCCAGCCATGCGGTCCATGATGTTGCAGCAGGCGCAGCAGCAGAAAGCCAGAGCGGCGGGACAGTAG
- the LOC112250130 gene encoding proteoglycan 4 isoform X16: MTEGVEARSSTTTMVIESKNGEAGQPLVRVSKRTVTDDLYTTFSSPMAWILVLALVITWSCVAIIMFDLMDYKGITGVPPPPAVRKAIKEAGRSRGSIQHISSDPMKVVNEAVEESTGWGNLLLTFASNLVAPEEEEEIEGELHPVKKKVKPPPKDIGWYVEEDHHAESEKGGTEGTMAMLSRFIAAFLPSRKQVAGMFAEEKEPVAKVEDEEEDEDEDEEDEVEVEDYDEDEDEEEEENEDEVEGGEDEDEEEADDEDEEEDEEEDKEAAAEVEIDEDEDDDDDEEYEAPILIDVDDTETEASAGDDDREEDDTTAEAETEAITDEDVSDTAVASSDDDHNEEDETNDASAEVTEDAPASTANDNDDDDYGKEEEIDVTEDVVYDIQDDDIDIVAEQVDAVASSADDDDEDEDDEEDDSIDDDKTDDDAKPIDLEDDDDDDDDIKVNLADSEGIDISDTLAEDTTDDSTDSLEDTDDDDDDDIVNEDSGAIVDSVDKTLEDSGETVCDVADISGDTAYDDDEGKDAAEVIGKDDDITPEAFDSSAPEEDDLSKDEEEDDDDSIDDLLLTVTPPVEETITPLSEEAKETEVEEKTEEIQEIIPPEAPEEEEEETEEPSAEPELTIEEALEEEVVGEETAEPESKEEVESITDTKEEEEEVAPEHELGEVVVAALPEAEEEDEVAPEPKEEVEPAVKEVKVQQAATPAHQVVCPCMHSSKPKEPESEPAEEKAKHVKRKVAKQEAPKKEPAVRTKRERDMCKPVENTKRREVARQLELEEAIRKRELRLKKEEKEKSTKKDSQHVDAGVPAPAPVPTCQPTPVYWPSSPPGWYLHHIFTDNPFPPTTMTASPLHIPTAHPTQSFYQAPPAYQVYQAPPAQPAALVQPAEPAPAPATQPAEPAPAPATQPAEPAPAPATQPAEPAPAPAEPATQPTEPAPAPGLAPTTQPASWTQEPQAPKEKQKAGTIKKVPKEKTKAAAPKKEPEPPKEKVKKQDAVVSKEKVKPAVVKKEAVVSKEKTKPTTVKKEVVVSKDKAKTTAAKKEPVGKDKITPTKKEPAISKEKVKTNTTKTTTSTSKKVVSEPEPLKEKATPRVPTMRKGNHTNVVVPMVKAMARVVAIRPIPTTKVTEEKLSKEPETEKTKAAEKKEVVVSEDNGKTTAAKKEPVEKGKITPTKKEPAISKEKDKTSTTKTTTSTSKNEAVVSKEKTKPITMKKEVVVSKDKAKTTATKKEPVEKDKITPTKKEPAIFKEKVKTSTTKTTTSASKKVVSEPETLKEKATPRVPTMRKGNHTNVVVPMVKAMARVVAIRPIPTTKVTEEKLSKEPETEKTKAAEKKEVVVSKDKAKTTAAKKGPVEKDQITPTKKEPSIFKEKPKTITTKTTTSTSRKEAVVSKENTKPATMKKEVVVSKDKGKTTTAKKEPVGKGKITPTKKEPAISKEKVKTNSTKTTTSASKKVVSEPEPLKEKATPRVPTMRKGNHTNVVVPMVKAMARVVAMRPIPTTKVTEEKLSKEPETAKEKPKAAEKKEDKVKDVKTSDAKAKTTLSVKTAQPTQPHKAEKTEKKAVKEAKEKEVKPPGIAKESQTDDNAMDKKKPGQKVLQCVLMVGKNAHYPLRPSTPGMTPVSMSPAMRSMMLQQAQQQKARAAGQ, translated from the exons GTGAGCTACATCCGGTGAAGAAAAAAG TAAAACCGCCCCCAAAAGATATAGGATGGTACGTTGAAGAGGATCATCATGCTGAAAGTGAGAAGGGGGGAACAGAAGGCACCATGGCCATGCTTTCCAGGTTTATAG CTGCATTCCTACCATCCAGAAAACAAG TTGCAGGGATGTTTGCAGAGGAAAAAGAACCAGTTGCTAAAGTAGAGGacgaagaagaagatgaagacgaggatgaggaggatgaggtagAAGTGGAAGAttatgatgaggatgaggatgaagaagaagaggagaatgaGGATGAGGTTGAAGGGGGAGAagatgaggatgaagaagaagctgatgatgaggatgaggaagaagatgaagaagaggacaagGAAGCAGCAGCAGAGGTTGAGatagatgaggatgaggatgatgatgatgatgaagagtatGAGGCTCCCATTCTGATTGATGTTgatgacacagagacagaagcTTCTGCTGGAGatgatgacagagaggaggatgacacCACAGCTGAAGCTGAAACTGAAGCAATTACAGATGAGGATGTCAGTGATACTGCTGTTGCTTCCAGTGATGATGACCATAATGAAGAGGATGAAACCAATGATGCCAGTGCTGAAGTCACAGAGGATGCTCCTGCTTCTACTGCAAATGACaacgatgatgatgattatgGTAAAGAGGAGGAAATTGATGTCACAGAAGATGTTGTTTATGACATCCAGGACGATGACATTGACATTGTTGCAGAACAAGTAGATGCTGTTGCCTCTtctgcagatgatgatgatgaggatgaagatGATGAGGAAGATGATAGCATAGATGATGACAAAACAGATGATGATGCTAAACCCATTGATCTAGAAGATgacgatgatgacgatgatgatatcAAGGTCAATCTTGCTGATAGTGAGGGTATTGATATCTCAGACACATTAGCTGAGGATACAACTGATGACTCTACAGATAGTTTAGAGGACACTGATGATGACGACGACGACGACATTGTCAATGAGGACAGTGGTGCCATCGTTGATTCAGTTGACAAAACACTGGAGGATTCAGGTGAGACTGTTTGTGATGTCGCAGACATTTCTGGTGACACAgcatatgatgatgatgaggggAAGGATGCAGCTGAAGTGATCGGCAAAGATGATGACATCACACCAGAAGCCTTTGATAGTTCTGCTCCTGAGGAAGATGATCTATCCAAGGATGAagaagaggatgatgatgatagcATTGATGACCTTCTTTTGACAG TAACGCCACCTGTTGAAGAAACAATAACCCCACTTTCTGAAGAGGCTAAAGAGACTGAAGtagaggaaaagacagaagaGATCCAAG AGATCATCCCTCCAGAAGCaccagaagaggaggaggaggagactgagGAACCATCTGCTGAACCAGAGCTGACAATAGAGGAAGCTTTGGAAGAAGAGGTAGTGGGGGAAGAGACAGCAGAGCCCGAATCCAAGGAGGAGGTAGAATCCATCACTGATaccaaggaagaggaggaggaggtagcaCCAGAGCATGAACTTGGGGAGGTGGTGGTAGCAGCATTGCCTGAAGccgaggaggaagatgaggtagCCCCTGAGCCCAAGGAGGAGGTAGAACCTGCAGTCAAAG AGGTAAAGGTCCAGCAAGCTGCTACTCCTGCACATCAAG TAGTGTGCCCTTGTATGCATTCATCAAAACCAAAAGAACCTGAAAGTGAGCCAGCGGAGGAAAAAG CTAAACATGTGAAGAGGAAAGTAGCCAAGCAAG AGGCCCCTAAAAAAGAACCAGCGGTGAGAACTAAGAGAG AACGAGACATGTGCAAACCAGTTGAGAACACAAAAAGGAGAG AGGTTGCAAGGCAATTGGAGTTGGAAGAGGCGATCAGAAAGAGAG AACTCAGACTTAaaaaggaagagaaggagaagtcCACAAAGAAAG ATTCTCAACATGTAGATGCGGGGGTACCTGCACCTGCACCAG TTCCCACCTGTCAACCCACACCAGTCTACTGGCCATCATCACCTCCTGGCTGGTATC TGCATCACATATTCACAGACAATCCATTCCCACCTACAACTATGACAG CATCTCCACTGCATATTCCAACAGCTCATCCAACTCAGTCATTTTATCAAGCTCCTCCAGCGTATCAAGTTTATCAAGCTCCTCCAGCTCAACCAGCAGCTCTAGTTCAACCAGCAGAACCAGCACCTGCACCAGCTACTCAACCAGCTGAACCAGCACCTGCACCAGCTACTCAACCAGCTGAACCAGCACCTGCACCAGCTACTCAACCAGCTGAACCAGCACCTGCACCAGCTGAACCAGCAACTCAACCAACTGAACCAGCACCAGCACCTGGACTTGCACCGAcaactcaaccagcttcatggactCAAG AACCACAGGCTCCCAAAGAAAAGCAGAAGGCTGGCACCATAAAGAAGG TTCCAAAGGAAAAGACCAAGGCAGCTGCCCCAAAGAAGG AGCCAGAGCCCCCTAAAGAAAAAGTTAAGAAGCAAG ACGCTGTGGTGTCCAAAGAGAAGGTCAAACCAGCTGTTGTAAAGAAAG AAGCTGTTGTCTCCAAAGAAAAGACAAAACCTACCACAGTGAAGAAAG AGGTTGTTGTTTCCAAAGATAAAGCTAAAACAACAGCTGCCAAGAAAG AGCCTGTGGGAAAGGACAAAATAACTCCTACGAAGAAAG AGCCTGCAATCTCCAAAGAAAAAGTGAAGACAAACACTACCAAGACAACCACAAGCACTTCCAAGAAAG TTGTTTCAGAACCTGAGCCCCTAAAGGAGAAAGCCACTCCGAGAGTCCCCACTATGAGGAAAGGGAACCACACTAATGTAGTGGTGCCAATGGTAAAAGCCATGGCTAGAGTTGTCGCTATAAGACCCATCCCTACAACAAAAG TGACAGAGGAGAAGCTATCCAAAGAACCTGAGACAG AGAAAACAAAAGCGGCAGAGAAAAAAG AGGTTGTTGTTTCCGAAGATAATGGTAAAACAACAGCTGCCAAGAAAG AGCCTGTGGAAAAGGGCAAAATAACTCCTACAAAGAAAG AGCCTGCAATCTCCAAAGAAAAAGACAAGACAAGCACTACCAAGACAACCACAAGCACTTCCAAGAATG AAGCTGTTGTCTCCAAAGAAAAGACAAAACCTATCACAATGAAGAAAG AGGTTGTTGTTTCCAAAGATAAAGCTAAAACAACAGCTACCAAGAAAG AGCCTGTGGAAAAGGACAAAATAACTCCTACGAAGAAAG AGCCTGCAATCTTCAAAGAAAAAGTCAAGACAAGCACTACCAAGACAACCACAAGCGCTTCCAAGAAAG TTGTTTCAGAACCCGAGACCCTAAAAGAGAAAGCCACTCCGAGAGTCCCCACTATGAGGAAAGGGAACCACACTAATGTAGTGGTGCCAATGGTAAAAGCCATGGCTAGAGTTGTCGCTATAAGACCCATCCCTACAACAAAAG TGACAGAGGAGAAGCTATCCAAAGAACCTGAGACAG AGAAAACAAAAGCGGCAGAGAAAAAAG AGGTTGTTGTTTCCAAAGATAAAGCTAAAACAACAGCTGCCAAGAAAG GGCCTGTGGAAAAGGACCAAATAACTCCTACGAAGAAAG AGCCTTCAATCTTCAAAGAAAAACCCAAGACAATCACTACCAAGACAACCACAAGCACTTCCAGAAAAG AAGCTGTTGTCTCCAAAGAAAATACAAAACCTGCCACAATGAAGAAAG AGGTTGTTGTTTCCAAAGATAAAGGTAAAACAACAACTGCTAAGAAAG AGCCTGTGGGAAAGGGCAAAATAACTCCTACGAAGAAAG AGCCTGCAATCTCCAAAGAAAAAGTGAAGACAAACTCTACCAAGACAACCACAAGCGCTTCCAAGAAAG TTGTTTCAGAACCCGAGCCCCTAAAGGAGAAAGCCACTCCGAGAGTCCCCACTATGAGGAAAGGGAACCACACTAATGTAGTGGTGCCAATGGTAAAAGCCATGGCTAGAGTTGTCGCTATGAGACCCATCCCTACAACAAAAG TGACAGAGGAGAAGCTATCCAAAGAACCTGAGACAG CAAAAGAGAAACCAAAAGCGGCAGAGAAAAAAG AAGACAAGGTAAAGGATGTGAAGACATCAGATG CCAAAGCTAAAACCACACTCTCTGTgaagacagcccagcccactcaacCAC ATAAAGCTGAGAAGACTGAGAAGAAAGCTGTGAAGGAGGCTAAAG AGAAAGAAGTGAAGCCTCCTGGTATAGCAA AAGAATCTCAGACTGACGATAATGCCATGGACAAGAAGAAGCCAG GTCAGAAAGTATTGCAGTGTGTTTTAATGGTTGGAAAGAATGCCCACTACCCTTTGCGACCTTCCACCCCTGGTATGACCCCTGTGTCGATGAGCCCAGCCATGCGGTCCATGATGTTGCAGCAGGCGCAGCAGCAGAAAGCCAGAGCGGCGGGACAGTAG